A DNA window from Allokutzneria albata contains the following coding sequences:
- a CDS encoding Crp/Fnr family transcriptional regulator codes for MDEATPTPAVFAKRLSASTAAHLRTLGTLQSYKRGAPVLHAGEPGDSVILLLVGRVKVVARGRNGSEVVLALGQPGDLYGEMAVLGERPRMADVVAVEDVEVRRISAEAFRRFLADYDDARRETLMMNFARLAYANEQRLEQTQGDVTYRLARRLLDLVAENGKPLAEGGWRIDLPWSQRDLAQSLPASETSVDLALRRLRELNLVDTRYRTMVILDLPALRAFTQS; via the coding sequence ATGGACGAGGCAACCCCAACGCCCGCGGTGTTCGCGAAACGCCTGAGCGCCAGCACCGCGGCGCACCTGCGGACCCTGGGCACCCTGCAGTCCTACAAGCGCGGCGCCCCCGTGCTGCACGCGGGCGAGCCGGGGGACAGCGTGATCCTGCTGCTCGTCGGGCGGGTCAAGGTGGTGGCGCGGGGCCGCAACGGCTCGGAGGTGGTGCTCGCCCTCGGCCAGCCGGGTGACCTCTACGGGGAGATGGCGGTGCTCGGAGAACGGCCGAGGATGGCCGACGTGGTCGCGGTCGAGGACGTCGAGGTCCGCAGGATCAGCGCCGAGGCGTTCCGGCGGTTTCTCGCCGACTACGACGACGCCCGCCGGGAAACGCTGATGATGAACTTCGCCAGGCTGGCATATGCCAATGAACAACGGCTCGAACAAACCCAGGGCGATGTCACCTATCGGCTGGCGCGGCGCCTGCTCGACCTGGTCGCCGAGAACGGGAAACCCCTCGCCGAGGGCGGCTGGCGGATCGACCTCCCGTGGTCCCAGCGCGATCTCGCGCAGAGCCTTCCCGCCTCGGAGACCTCGGTCGACCTGGCGCTGCGCCGCCTGCGCGAGCTGAACCTGGTGGATACCCGCTATCGCACGATGGTGATTCTTGATCTCCCGGCGCTGCGCGCTTTTACCCAGTCCTGA
- a CDS encoding sirohydrochlorin chelatase: protein MTLVLVAHGTRDPAGTRMVERIAEAVRERLPKIPVSVAYADVCHPRLSAVLGDLPPGPCVVMPAFLSSGYHVRVDIPAEIAAAERPDVVVTRALGPEPGIVAAAHDRLLAAGWRPGDAVVFAAAGSSNQDALHEVRRAATLLALRLGTPVHQAYVTTARPAVPDVVADLRARGTRIAVASWLLAPGLFHRSITAAEPDLVAAPLGAHPRVVDVIMRRYRSARSYRATA from the coding sequence ATGACCCTGGTCCTGGTCGCGCACGGGACACGTGACCCCGCGGGGACACGCATGGTCGAGCGCATCGCGGAAGCGGTGCGCGAGCGGTTGCCGAAGATCCCGGTCTCCGTCGCCTACGCCGACGTCTGCCATCCCAGGCTGTCCGCGGTACTGGGCGATCTTCCGCCCGGTCCGTGCGTGGTGATGCCCGCGTTCCTCTCCTCGGGTTATCACGTCCGCGTGGACATCCCCGCGGAGATCGCCGCGGCTGAGCGGCCCGACGTGGTGGTGACACGGGCACTCGGACCCGAGCCCGGCATCGTCGCGGCTGCCCACGACCGCCTCCTGGCCGCGGGATGGCGCCCGGGGGACGCCGTGGTCTTCGCTGCGGCGGGGTCCTCCAACCAGGACGCGCTCCACGAAGTCCGGCGCGCGGCCACCCTGTTGGCGTTGCGCCTGGGGACGCCGGTGCATCAGGCGTATGTCACCACCGCCCGGCCCGCGGTGCCCGACGTGGTGGCCGACCTGCGGGCACGGGGCACTCGGATCGCCGTGGCCTCCTGGCTGCTGGCACCCGGGTTGTTCCACCGCTCGATCACCGCGGCGGAGCCGGACCTCGTCGCGGCACCGCTCGGCGCGCACCCCCGCGTCGTCGACGTGATCATGCGGCGGTACCGCTCCGCGCGGAGCTATCGGGCGACTGCCTGA
- a CDS encoding uroporphyrinogen-III synthase — protein sequence MTPTTAPPLAGFTIGVTAARRADELIALLERRGATVVHAPAIRIVPLPDDAELLAATRAVLADAVDAVVVTTAIGFRGWLEAAEGWGLAGALLDRMSRAAVLTRGPKAKGAVRAAGLVEDWSPGSESNAELLRHLIDRGVNGKRIVVQLHGEPLPGFVDALRSAGAEVVEVPVYRWVPPANTDPLDRLVDGVLGGAVDAVTFTSAPAVSSMLARAKANGRHDELCAALRDDVFAACVGPVCAAPFEAVGVPSSRPERARIGGLVRLLAEQLPARAQRLRVAGRRLEIRGRAVLVDGRFRPVAPAQMSVLRLLAEDAGRVVPRDRLLRALPGTGDGHAVETAIGRLRTALGEPRLVQTVVKRGYRLPVETGPNGGAG from the coding sequence ATGACACCCACCACCGCCCCACCGCTGGCGGGGTTCACCATCGGCGTGACGGCGGCCCGCCGCGCCGACGAGCTGATCGCGCTGCTGGAGCGGCGCGGGGCGACGGTGGTGCACGCCCCGGCGATCCGGATCGTCCCCTTGCCCGACGACGCCGAACTCCTCGCCGCGACCAGGGCGGTGCTCGCTGACGCCGTGGACGCGGTCGTGGTCACCACCGCGATCGGCTTCCGGGGCTGGCTCGAAGCCGCCGAAGGATGGGGACTGGCGGGCGCGCTGCTCGACCGGATGAGCCGGGCGGCGGTGCTCACCAGGGGCCCCAAGGCGAAGGGTGCGGTGCGCGCGGCCGGTCTGGTCGAAGACTGGTCGCCCGGGTCGGAGTCCAACGCCGAGCTGTTGCGGCACCTGATCGACCGCGGCGTGAACGGCAAGCGGATCGTCGTCCAGCTGCACGGCGAACCGTTGCCGGGCTTCGTCGACGCGCTGCGGTCCGCGGGCGCCGAGGTCGTCGAGGTGCCTGTGTACCGATGGGTCCCACCCGCGAACACCGATCCGCTGGACCGGCTCGTGGACGGAGTGCTCGGTGGTGCGGTCGACGCGGTGACCTTCACCAGTGCTCCCGCGGTGAGCAGCATGTTGGCCCGCGCCAAGGCCAACGGCAGGCACGACGAGCTGTGCGCGGCGCTGCGCGACGACGTGTTCGCCGCGTGCGTCGGCCCGGTGTGCGCGGCGCCCTTCGAAGCGGTCGGCGTGCCGAGCTCGCGACCGGAACGCGCACGCATCGGCGGGCTGGTGCGCTTGCTCGCCGAGCAGTTGCCCGCACGAGCCCAACGCCTGCGCGTGGCCGGTCGCCGCTTGGAGATCCGGGGCCGCGCGGTGCTCGTCGACGGTCGGTTCCGCCCGGTCGCTCCGGCCCAGATGTCCGTCCTCCGGCTGCTGGCCGAAGACGCCGGGCGCGTGGTGCCACGGGACCGGCTGCTTCGCGCGCTGCCGGGAACCGGTGACGGGCACGCGGTGGAGACCGCGATCGGGCGGCTGCGCACCGCCCTCGGTGAACCCCGGCTCGTGCAGACCGTGGTCAAGCGCGGCTACCGATTACCGGTGGAGACCGGGCCGAACGGAGGTGCCGGATGA
- the nirD gene encoding nitrite reductase small subunit NirD: MTTSEAPRLTWLRICPEARLWPERGSAALLPDGGQVALFRTSDGSVHAVGNVDPCTGAAVLSRGILGDRAGRPVVISPMLKHTFDLGTGECVDDPLVSIPVYPARVVDGVIEVAVEEMSGR, encoded by the coding sequence GTGACGACGAGCGAGGCCCCTCGGCTGACCTGGCTGCGGATCTGCCCGGAGGCGCGGCTGTGGCCGGAACGCGGATCGGCGGCGCTGCTGCCGGACGGCGGCCAGGTCGCGCTGTTCCGGACGAGCGACGGCTCCGTGCACGCGGTGGGCAACGTCGACCCCTGCACCGGGGCGGCCGTGCTCTCCCGCGGCATCCTGGGCGACCGGGCGGGGCGGCCGGTGGTGATCTCGCCGATGCTCAAACACACCTTCGACCTGGGCACCGGCGAGTGCGTCGACGATCCCCTCGTCTCCATCCCGGTCTACCCGGCCCGCGTCGTGGACGGCGTGATCGAGGTGGCGGTGGAGGAGATGAGCGGGCGATGA
- the nirB gene encoding nitrite reductase large subunit NirB produces MSRHLVVIGHGMVGHRLVQALRARDAGDAWRITVLAEEDRPAYDRVALSSYVDDWDPGRLQLDGAEFSDDPRVDLRLGNPVVEIDRAARAVRTATGHVLGYDALVLATGSSPFVPPVPGRDLPGCFTYRTIDDLDAIRAAAHGRTTGVVVGGGLLGLEAGNVVRGLGLRGHVVELAPRLMPLQVDEGGGALLRRSIEDMGLQVHCGVSVAEVVRHEDGLLVRLSDDTTIHTGLVVFSAGIRPRDELFRAAGLTVAERGGVVVDESGRTSDPDVWAVGECASFEGRAYGLVAPGYAMAETVADRLLGGDATFSTPDMSTKLKLLGVDVASFGDAHGVTPGALEVVHNDPVAGVYKKLVVSDDASTLLGGVLVGDASAYGSLRPLVGRALPAEPGSLIAPAGGAPALGVDALPGAAQVCSCHAVTKNAIEEAVGAGCRDIPALKACTKAGTGCGSCVPLLKQVLVSCGVEQSKALCEHFDHSRAELFEILRVTGIRTFSALLARHGRGRGCDICKPTVASILASLGSGHVLDGEQAALQDTNDHFLANLQRNGTYSVVPRIPGGEITPEKLLAIAEVARDFALYTKITGGQRIDLFGATVDQLPLIWRRLVDAGFESGHAYGKALRTVKSCVGEAWCRYGVQDSVGLAIELELRYRGLRAPHKIKAAVSGCARECAEARSKDIGVIATENGWNLYVGGNGGFTPRHADLLVSDVDKRSLLTLIDRFLMFYVRTADRLQRTSAWVEAMEGGLDHLREVIVEDSLGICDDLERAMAAHVDSYADEWRGVLEDPVKLARFTSFVNAPGTPDPTISFRTERGQRVPVPLGVPEVRT; encoded by the coding sequence ATGAGCAGGCACCTCGTGGTCATCGGGCACGGCATGGTCGGCCACCGGCTGGTGCAGGCGCTGCGCGCGCGGGACGCCGGCGACGCGTGGCGGATCACCGTGCTCGCCGAGGAGGACCGCCCCGCGTACGACCGCGTCGCTCTCTCGTCCTATGTGGACGATTGGGATCCGGGCCGCCTCCAGCTCGACGGTGCCGAGTTCTCCGATGACCCCCGTGTGGACCTCCGGCTCGGCAACCCCGTGGTGGAGATCGACCGGGCGGCGCGGGCGGTGCGGACGGCAACCGGTCATGTCCTCGGCTACGACGCGCTCGTGCTGGCGACCGGTTCCTCCCCGTTCGTACCGCCCGTGCCAGGACGGGACCTGCCCGGCTGCTTCACCTACCGCACCATCGACGACCTCGACGCCATCCGCGCCGCCGCGCACGGTCGCACCACGGGCGTGGTGGTCGGGGGTGGCCTGCTCGGACTCGAAGCCGGGAACGTGGTGCGCGGCTTGGGGTTGCGCGGCCACGTCGTCGAGCTCGCGCCCAGGCTGATGCCGCTCCAGGTCGACGAGGGCGGCGGTGCGCTGCTGCGCAGGTCGATCGAGGACATGGGCCTGCAAGTCCACTGTGGAGTGTCGGTTGCCGAGGTGGTCCGGCACGAGGACGGCCTGCTGGTGCGGCTCTCCGACGACACGACCATCCACACCGGACTCGTGGTGTTCTCCGCGGGCATCCGCCCGAGGGACGAGCTGTTCCGCGCCGCCGGGCTCACCGTGGCGGAGCGGGGCGGGGTGGTCGTCGACGAGTCCGGCCGCACCAGCGACCCGGACGTGTGGGCGGTGGGGGAGTGCGCCAGTTTCGAAGGCCGCGCCTACGGCCTGGTCGCCCCCGGCTACGCGATGGCGGAGACCGTCGCCGACAGGTTGCTGGGCGGGGACGCGACGTTCTCCACGCCCGACATGTCCACCAAACTGAAGCTGCTCGGCGTGGACGTCGCGAGCTTCGGTGACGCCCACGGTGTCACCCCCGGTGCTCTCGAAGTCGTGCACAACGACCCCGTCGCCGGTGTCTACAAGAAGCTTGTTGTCTCCGATGATGCGAGCACGTTGCTGGGCGGGGTCCTGGTCGGTGACGCCTCCGCGTACGGTTCGCTGCGCCCGCTGGTCGGCCGCGCGCTCCCCGCGGAGCCTGGCTCGCTCATCGCGCCCGCGGGCGGGGCACCGGCGCTCGGCGTCGACGCGTTGCCGGGCGCCGCGCAGGTCTGCTCCTGCCACGCGGTGACCAAGAACGCGATCGAGGAGGCGGTGGGCGCGGGGTGCCGTGACATCCCGGCGCTCAAGGCCTGCACCAAGGCGGGCACCGGCTGCGGCTCGTGCGTGCCCTTGCTCAAGCAGGTGCTGGTCTCGTGCGGCGTGGAGCAGTCGAAGGCGCTGTGCGAGCACTTCGACCACTCGCGCGCGGAACTGTTCGAGATCCTGCGGGTGACCGGCATCCGCACCTTCAGCGCCCTGCTCGCCCGGCACGGCCGGGGCCGGGGGTGCGACATCTGCAAGCCCACCGTCGCGTCCATCCTCGCGTCACTGGGTTCGGGGCACGTGCTCGACGGCGAGCAGGCGGCGCTGCAGGACACCAACGACCACTTCCTCGCCAACCTGCAGCGCAACGGAACGTACTCGGTGGTGCCGCGCATCCCCGGCGGCGAGATCACCCCGGAGAAACTGCTGGCGATCGCGGAGGTGGCGCGCGACTTCGCCCTCTACACCAAGATCACCGGCGGGCAGCGGATCGACCTCTTCGGCGCGACCGTCGACCAGCTGCCGCTGATCTGGCGCAGGCTGGTGGACGCGGGCTTCGAGTCCGGTCACGCCTACGGCAAGGCCCTGCGCACGGTGAAGTCCTGCGTCGGCGAGGCGTGGTGCCGCTACGGCGTGCAGGACTCCGTCGGCCTGGCGATCGAGCTGGAGCTGCGCTACCGGGGCCTGCGCGCCCCGCACAAGATCAAGGCCGCGGTGTCGGGATGCGCCCGCGAGTGCGCCGAGGCCAGGAGCAAGGACATCGGCGTCATCGCCACGGAGAACGGCTGGAACCTCTACGTCGGCGGCAACGGCGGGTTCACCCCCCGGCACGCCGATCTTCTTGTGTCCGATGTGGACAAACGTTCGCTGCTCACGCTGATCGACCGGTTCCTGATGTTCTACGTGCGCACCGCGGACCGGCTCCAGCGCACGTCGGCGTGGGTGGAGGCGATGGAAGGCGGCCTCGACCACCTGCGCGAGGTGATCGTCGAGGACAGCCTCGGCATCTGCGACGACCTCGAACGGGCGATGGCGGCGCACGTGGACTCCTACGCCGACGAGTGGCGGGGCGTGCTGGAGGACCCGGTGAAACTGGCCAGGTTCACCTCCTTCGTCAACGCGCCCGGTACGCCCGACCCGACCATCTCCTTCCGCACCGAACGGGGGCAGCGGGTGCCCGTTCCACTGGGAGTTCCGGAGGTACGAACGTGA
- a CDS encoding NarK family nitrate/nitrite MFS transporter has protein sequence MSGRWIKHWEPENPEFWERTGKRVARRNLWFSILAEHLGFSLWTVWSVIVVSLPQAGFPFTVDQRFWLVAVPSLLGAALRLPYTFAVPRFGGRNWTAVSAALLLVPCGLMIWCVSTPGTPFEVFLLAAALAGIGGGNFASSMANISYFYPESRKGLALGLNAAGGNLGVALAQLLVPVIISLGTGVHLVYAGLFYLPLIVLSAVCALLFMDNLEGAKADFRSQARAATRPQTWVVSFLYIGTFGSFIGFSGALPLLIQTQFPEIEGAHYAWLGAAVGSLSRPFGGWLADRLGGARVTQWTFLAMGASTLLVVAGLRSGDFALFLAAFLLLFVTSGIGNGSTYRMIPAIFAAQAGAEARARARREAAAAIGIAGAVGAFGGFFVSQGFRVSIAATGGITGALYGFLVFYLICVGVTWWCYLRSRVLVTRVPSLAYARV, from the coding sequence ATGAGCGGTCGATGGATCAAGCACTGGGAACCGGAGAACCCCGAGTTCTGGGAGCGCACGGGCAAGCGCGTGGCCCGGCGGAACCTGTGGTTCTCGATCCTCGCCGAGCACCTGGGGTTCTCGCTCTGGACGGTGTGGAGCGTGATCGTGGTGAGCCTGCCGCAGGCGGGGTTCCCGTTCACCGTCGACCAGCGCTTCTGGCTGGTCGCCGTGCCCAGCCTGCTCGGCGCGGCCCTGCGCCTGCCCTACACCTTCGCGGTCCCGCGCTTCGGCGGGCGCAACTGGACGGCGGTCAGCGCGGCCCTGCTGCTGGTGCCGTGCGGGCTGATGATCTGGTGCGTCTCGACGCCGGGGACACCGTTCGAGGTGTTCCTGCTGGCCGCGGCGCTCGCCGGGATCGGCGGCGGGAACTTCGCCTCCTCGATGGCGAACATCTCCTACTTCTACCCGGAGTCGCGCAAGGGCCTGGCGCTCGGCCTGAACGCGGCGGGCGGGAACCTCGGCGTCGCGCTCGCGCAGCTGCTCGTTCCGGTGATCATCTCGCTGGGCACGGGCGTGCACCTGGTCTACGCGGGGCTGTTCTACCTGCCGCTGATCGTGCTCTCCGCCGTGTGCGCCCTGCTGTTCATGGACAACCTCGAAGGGGCGAAGGCCGACTTCAGGTCCCAGGCGCGCGCGGCGACGCGACCGCAGACCTGGGTGGTGTCGTTCCTCTACATCGGCACCTTCGGTTCGTTCATCGGCTTCTCCGGAGCGCTCCCGTTGCTGATCCAGACCCAGTTCCCGGAGATCGAGGGCGCGCACTACGCGTGGCTGGGCGCGGCGGTCGGTTCGCTGTCGCGGCCTTTCGGCGGCTGGCTGGCGGACCGGCTCGGCGGGGCCAGGGTCACCCAGTGGACCTTCCTCGCGATGGGGGCGTCGACGCTGCTGGTCGTCGCCGGGCTGCGCTCGGGCGACTTCGCGCTGTTCCTTGCCGCGTTCCTGCTGCTGTTCGTCACCAGCGGTATCGGCAACGGCTCCACCTACCGGATGATCCCGGCGATCTTCGCCGCCCAGGCCGGTGCCGAGGCCAGGGCGAGGGCCCGGCGGGAGGCCGCGGCGGCGATCGGCATCGCCGGGGCCGTGGGTGCCTTCGGCGGGTTCTTCGTCAGCCAGGGCTTCCGCGTCTCCATCGCCGCGACCGGCGGCATCACCGGTGCGCTGTACGGGTTCTTGGTCTTCTACCTGATCTGCGTCGGTGTGACCTGGTGGTGCTACCTGCGCAGCCGCGTTCTGGTGACGCGCGTGCCGAGCCTGGCCTACGCACGGGTGTGA
- a CDS encoding FAD-dependent oxidoreductase, whose product MSPRRVVVVGYGMAGARLAEEVRRRDPDGERVALTIVGAESHTAYNRVLLSSVLAGSLTPDAVRLRGAENVDLRLDTEVSSVDRSIREVVLADGETLPYDALVLATGSAPWVPPTEGLRTDGGALAQGVHTFRTLDDCARIVAATAPGSPVAVLGGGLLGLEAARGLAGRGNLVTVVHPVDHLMERQLDPQAGAALAKSLRTLGIELRLGVLATRYLPGDGLKLDDGSHVPADLVVVSAGVRPSTELARSCGLTVDRGVVVDNALRTSDPRIFALGDCAEHPGTVSGLVQSAWDQAVVLADLLTGADPSSRYLGTPVVTRLKARDIDLAALGEVHTEPDEPGAEVLRLEDPARGRYAKLVLREDRVTGAILLGAPDAAAVITQLYDRGAPAPADRLALLLGRALPSPAQAGPADLPASAVICRCNTVSKGQLVSAWRAGARSTGALADATRATTGCGGCRDAVCGLADWLSAQEPA is encoded by the coding sequence ATGAGTCCGAGGCGAGTGGTCGTCGTCGGCTACGGCATGGCCGGGGCGCGACTGGCCGAGGAAGTCCGGCGTCGTGACCCCGACGGTGAGCGCGTCGCACTGACGATCGTCGGCGCGGAGTCGCACACCGCGTACAACCGCGTGCTGCTGTCCTCTGTGCTGGCCGGATCGCTCACCCCTGACGCAGTTCGGTTGCGCGGCGCCGAGAACGTCGATCTGCGTCTGGACACCGAGGTGTCCTCTGTGGACAGATCGATCCGTGAGGTGGTCCTCGCGGATGGGGAAACGCTTCCCTATGACGCGCTGGTCCTCGCCACGGGCAGCGCCCCGTGGGTGCCGCCGACCGAGGGGCTCCGCACGGATGGCGGCGCCCTGGCGCAGGGCGTGCACACGTTCCGCACCCTCGACGACTGCGCGCGAATAGTCGCAGCCACCGCGCCCGGGTCGCCGGTTGCCGTGCTCGGCGGCGGTTTGCTCGGGCTTGAGGCCGCGCGGGGCCTGGCGGGCCGGGGGAATCTCGTCACGGTCGTGCACCCTGTCGATCACTTGATGGAGCGGCAACTCGATCCGCAGGCCGGTGCCGCGCTGGCGAAGTCCCTGCGCACGTTGGGGATCGAGCTGCGGCTCGGCGTGCTCGCGACCCGGTACCTACCCGGTGACGGCCTCAAGCTCGACGACGGCAGCCACGTACCCGCCGACCTCGTCGTGGTCTCCGCCGGAGTGCGTCCGTCGACCGAGCTGGCCCGCTCGTGCGGTCTCACCGTCGATCGCGGTGTCGTCGTCGACAACGCCTTGCGCACGAGCGATCCGCGGATCTTCGCGCTAGGCGACTGCGCCGAGCACCCCGGAACCGTGTCCGGTCTGGTCCAGTCCGCGTGGGACCAGGCGGTCGTGCTCGCCGACCTGCTCACCGGTGCTGACCCGAGTTCGCGTTACCTCGGCACACCGGTGGTCACCAGGTTGAAGGCCCGTGACATCGACCTGGCGGCGCTCGGCGAGGTGCACACCGAACCGGACGAGCCGGGCGCCGAGGTGCTGCGTCTGGAGGACCCCGCGCGCGGCCGCTACGCCAAGCTCGTGCTCCGCGAGGACCGGGTGACCGGCGCCATCCTGCTCGGCGCCCCCGATGCCGCCGCGGTGATCACCCAGCTCTACGACCGCGGTGCGCCGGCCCCCGCGGACCGGCTGGCGTTGTTGCTGGGCCGGGCTTTGCCGTCCCCAGCGCAGGCCGGCCCCGCCGACCTTCCCGCGAGCGCCGTGATCTGCCGGTGCAACACGGTCAGCAAGGGGCAGCTCGTGTCCGCGTGGCGCGCGGGTGCCCGCAGTACCGGCGCCCTGGCCGACGCGACCCGCGCCACCACCGGCTGCGGCGGCTGCCGCGACGCCGTCTGCGGCCTGGCCGACTGGCTCTCCGCCCAGGAACCCGCCTGA
- a CDS encoding molybdopterin oxidoreductase family protein: MPTPTHCPYCALQCGMTIKPGPVVEPREFPVNRGGLCQKGWTSAALLNTPGRLTTPLVKGEPASWEDALDHVAQRLQELRAEHGPDAVAVFGGGGLTNEKAYLLGKFARVALGTSQIDYNGRFCMSSAAAAGIRAFGVDRGLPFPVTDLANADAVLLIGANVAETMPPFVQHLRRAIDAGGLVVVDPRRTATAEQAAVHLAPTPGTDLALALGLLHVAVAEGHVDKDYLSRRTVGFEETWEVAARWWPEQVERVTGVSAADQRRAVAVLSRADNAYVLTARGTEQHASGSDMVSAWINLALALGLPGRSGSGFGCLTGQGNGQGGREHGQKADQLPGYRKIDDPAAREHVAEVWGVEPESLPGPGKSAYELLDSLGAGPRALMVFGSNVAVSAPRSAHVAERLAALDFLVVADFVLSETAVLADVVFPVTQWAEEGGTMTNLEGRVLLRGRAVTPPPGVRTDLEVLHELSVRLGQPAERFPVDEEAVFSELRKASAGGAADYAGISYERLRAGEALHWPCPDETHPGTPRLFLDRFAHADGKARMIAVDHRGPAELPDDDYPLSATTGRVLQHYQSGAQTRRIPELTAAVPEAFVEVHPDTAGRAGLGEGDVARVSSRRGEVLAKVRCVPGMRTDTVFLPFHFPGDQRANLITNPVLDPISRMPEFKVCAVRLEAVT, from the coding sequence GTGCCGACTCCGACACACTGCCCGTACTGCGCCCTGCAATGCGGTATGACGATCAAGCCCGGTCCGGTGGTCGAGCCGCGGGAGTTCCCCGTCAACCGGGGTGGTCTCTGTCAGAAGGGGTGGACCTCGGCCGCGCTGCTGAACACCCCGGGCAGGCTGACGACTCCGCTCGTCAAGGGTGAACCGGCCTCGTGGGAGGACGCGCTCGACCATGTCGCGCAACGGCTTCAGGAGTTGCGCGCCGAACACGGCCCGGACGCGGTCGCGGTGTTCGGCGGCGGTGGGCTGACCAACGAGAAGGCGTATCTGCTCGGCAAGTTCGCCAGAGTGGCGCTCGGCACTTCGCAGATCGACTACAACGGGCGGTTCTGCATGTCGTCCGCCGCGGCGGCGGGCATCCGCGCGTTCGGCGTCGACCGCGGACTGCCCTTCCCGGTGACCGATCTGGCGAACGCCGACGCGGTGCTGCTGATCGGGGCCAACGTCGCCGAGACGATGCCGCCGTTCGTCCAGCACCTTCGCCGGGCAATCGACGCGGGCGGGCTCGTGGTGGTCGACCCGCGCCGCACCGCCACCGCCGAACAAGCCGCGGTGCACCTCGCTCCGACTCCCGGGACGGATCTCGCACTCGCGCTCGGGCTCCTTCACGTCGCGGTGGCGGAAGGGCATGTGGACAAGGACTACCTGAGCCGGCGCACGGTCGGCTTCGAGGAAACCTGGGAAGTAGCAGCACGGTGGTGGCCGGAACAGGTGGAGCGGGTCACCGGTGTTTCCGCAGCCGACCAGCGGCGCGCGGTGGCCGTACTGTCCCGTGCTGACAACGCTTATGTGCTCACCGCGCGGGGGACTGAGCAGCACGCCAGCGGCTCCGACATGGTTTCGGCGTGGATCAACCTCGCTCTCGCATTGGGCCTGCCGGGACGATCCGGCTCCGGATTCGGGTGCCTGACGGGCCAGGGAAACGGGCAGGGCGGCCGGGAGCACGGTCAGAAGGCCGATCAGCTGCCGGGTTACCGCAAGATCGACGACCCGGCGGCGCGCGAACACGTCGCGGAAGTGTGGGGAGTCGAACCGGAATCCTTGCCCGGTCCGGGAAAGTCGGCGTACGAGCTGCTCGATTCCCTGGGAGCCGGGCCGCGTGCGCTGATGGTGTTCGGCAGCAATGTCGCGGTGTCCGCCCCGCGGTCCGCGCATGTCGCGGAACGCTTGGCAGCCCTGGACTTCCTGGTGGTCGCCGATTTCGTCCTGTCGGAAACGGCAGTGTTGGCCGACGTTGTGTTTCCGGTGACGCAGTGGGCGGAGGAGGGGGGCACGATGACCAATCTGGAAGGGCGTGTTCTCCTCCGCGGTCGTGCTGTCACACCACCGCCCGGAGTACGCACTGATCTCGAAGTGCTGCACGAGCTGTCCGTGCGGCTCGGGCAACCGGCAGAACGGTTCCCGGTCGATGAGGAAGCGGTTTTCTCGGAGCTGCGCAAGGCGAGCGCGGGTGGTGCCGCCGACTACGCGGGAATCAGCTACGAGCGCTTGCGTGCCGGAGAAGCCCTGCACTGGCCATGCCCTGATGAGACGCATCCCGGCACACCGAGGCTGTTCCTCGATCGATTCGCGCACGCGGACGGCAAGGCTCGAATGATTGCTGTGGACCACCGAGGGCCGGCGGAACTTCCCGATGACGATTACCCGCTCAGCGCGACCACGGGACGGGTTTTGCAGCACTACCAATCCGGTGCGCAGACGCGTCGGATTCCGGAGCTGACCGCGGCTGTGCCGGAGGCGTTCGTCGAGGTGCACCCCGATACCGCGGGCCGGGCCGGTCTTGGGGAAGGCGATGTGGCGCGCGTCAGTTCCCGGCGCGGTGAAGTGCTCGCGAAAGTCCGGTGCGTTCCGGGAATGCGGACCGACACGGTGTTCCTGCCGTTCCACTTCCCCGGCGACCAGCGGGCGAACCTGATCACCAATCCCGTGCTCGACCCGATCAGCAGGATGCCCGAGTTCAAGGTGTGCGCGGTCCGACTGGAGGCGGTGACATGA